A region from the Bacteroidota bacterium genome encodes:
- a CDS encoding GH92 family glycosyl hydrolase, with amino-acid sequence MPKSTFAISWVLLLFASALLLNACKETTPISENPIDLVNPFIGTGGHGHTYPGATVPFGMVQLSPDTRRDGWDGCSGYHASDSLILGFSHTHLSGTGVSDYADIQLFPVSRRLSYEDKLEKQGKELPADMYAFRKTNESAGPGWYTVQNVQDSAKVELTATPHCGFHSYTFGKGCDKSQMVLDLGYRDVTVANGMRIVNDSVVEGYRFSSGWAKDQKLFFVMAFNQPFRCGGPWKDEFPQDSMVSNLQKVNFDLCSRGSVLIKVGLSAVSIEGARKNLEAEIPGWDFEGTKQKAIDSWKQQLGKIDIEGGTREQQRIFYTALYHTSIVPNLFSDVDGQYRGMDGKIHSAKDPQYTVFSLWDTYRAAHPLYTLIEQKRTGEFIRSFLRMYQDGGRLPVWELAGNETECMIGYHSVSVIADAYMKGLRDFDAELALKAMVHSADMDHFGLEFYKRQGHIGAGDEAESVSKTLEYAYDDWCIAEMAKAMGHDSIAVIFYKRAQYYKNLFDPKTGFFRAKMNGCWQEPFDPREVNFNFTEANAWQYSLAVPQDIEGLITLMGGKDKLEAHLDKLFTAEKATTGREQADITGLIGQYAHGNEPSHHMAWLYNFTDSPWKAQERIRQILNEMYHDQPDGLSGNEDCGQMSAWYVMSAMGLYAVTPGVPEYHVIAPIFPRVVIHLENGKQFEILAPGTDKGKPFPQSAKLNGKRLEGLVIDHKTIMEGGKLEFEMGEAPIPDRTAICFAGGHPRRPTSEIYGPQIAPVPFFVTRSQTFTDTLSVRIASVSAEPGATIRYTQDGSLPTQASPAYARPFEIKENTILQAICVDKSGNVSPVARAEFFKIDPNRKLQLLSKYENQYAAGGDNALIDGLRGPLNFRTGRWQGYQHDMEVVVDLGKPTKVSTVKVGFLQDINSWIWMPREVQFAFSDDGKNFGSIKVVRNTMVADTSDGAIRTEFVMKTGQMPLRYVKIKAVNYGKCPAWHLGAGGNAWIFADEIVVE; translated from the coding sequence ATGCCAAAATCCACTTTCGCCATTTCTTGGGTGCTGCTGCTTTTCGCATCGGCTTTGTTGCTCAATGCCTGCAAGGAGACAACGCCGATTTCCGAAAATCCCATTGATTTGGTCAACCCTTTCATCGGCACGGGCGGACATGGCCATACCTATCCGGGTGCGACGGTGCCGTTTGGGATGGTGCAATTGAGTCCGGATACACGTCGGGATGGTTGGGATGGCTGCTCCGGGTACCATGCTTCCGACAGCTTGATTCTTGGATTTTCGCATACACATTTAAGTGGTACGGGGGTAAGTGACTATGCAGATATCCAGTTGTTTCCAGTTTCGCGCCGGTTGAGCTACGAAGACAAGCTTGAGAAGCAGGGCAAGGAATTGCCGGCTGACATGTACGCTTTCAGAAAGACGAATGAAAGCGCTGGACCGGGCTGGTACACGGTGCAAAATGTGCAGGACAGCGCCAAAGTAGAATTGACAGCGACACCTCATTGCGGATTCCACAGCTACACTTTCGGTAAAGGATGCGACAAAAGCCAAATGGTCCTCGATTTGGGCTACCGCGATGTGACGGTAGCAAACGGAATGCGAATCGTGAATGACTCTGTCGTCGAAGGGTATCGCTTTTCGTCGGGCTGGGCGAAGGATCAGAAATTGTTTTTTGTCATGGCGTTTAATCAGCCATTTCGTTGTGGGGGGCCTTGGAAGGATGAATTTCCGCAAGATTCCATGGTTTCAAACCTGCAAAAGGTCAATTTTGATCTTTGTAGTAGAGGAAGTGTGCTCATCAAAGTTGGCCTCAGCGCCGTGAGCATCGAAGGTGCCCGCAAAAACCTCGAAGCCGAGATTCCCGGCTGGGACTTCGAAGGAACCAAACAAAAAGCCATTGATAGCTGGAAACAGCAATTGGGCAAAATCGACATCGAAGGCGGCACTCGGGAGCAGCAACGCATTTTTTATACGGCGCTTTACCACACGAGCATCGTCCCGAACCTCTTCAGCGATGTCGATGGCCAATACCGAGGAATGGATGGCAAAATTCATTCGGCGAAGGATCCGCAATACACCGTTTTTTCGCTTTGGGACACCTATCGCGCCGCGCATCCGCTGTACACCTTGATCGAGCAGAAGCGCACGGGGGAGTTCATTCGCAGCTTTTTGCGGATGTACCAAGACGGTGGTCGGTTGCCGGTTTGGGAGCTCGCCGGGAATGAAACCGAATGCATGATCGGCTACCACAGCGTTTCGGTAATTGCGGATGCGTACATGAAGGGCCTGCGGGATTTTGATGCCGAATTGGCTTTGAAGGCGATGGTGCACAGCGCGGACATGGACCATTTCGGACTCGAATTTTACAAGCGTCAGGGCCATATCGGGGCAGGTGACGAGGCCGAAAGCGTTTCCAAAACCTTGGAATATGCCTATGATGATTGGTGCATCGCCGAAATGGCCAAGGCCATGGGGCATGATTCGATTGCTGTGATTTTTTACAAACGGGCGCAGTATTACAAAAACCTATTCGACCCCAAGACGGGCTTTTTCCGGGCCAAGATGAATGGTTGCTGGCAGGAGCCGTTTGATCCGCGGGAGGTCAATTTCAACTTCACCGAGGCCAATGCCTGGCAATACAGCTTGGCCGTGCCGCAAGACATCGAAGGCCTGATCACCTTGATGGGCGGCAAGGACAAACTTGAAGCCCACCTTGACAAGCTTTTCACGGCCGAAAAAGCCACGACGGGCCGCGAGCAGGCCGACATCACGGGTCTCATCGGACAGTATGCGCATGGCAACGAACCGAGCCACCACATGGCGTGGTTATACAATTTCACCGATTCGCCGTGGAAAGCCCAGGAACGCATTCGCCAGATTCTCAACGAAATGTACCACGACCAACCCGACGGCCTCAGTGGCAACGAAGACTGCGGGCAAATGAGTGCCTGGTATGTCATGAGCGCGATGGGGCTGTATGCCGTGACACCGGGAGTTCCTGAATACCATGTTATTGCCCCGATTTTCCCGCGGGTGGTCATCCATCTGGAAAATGGAAAACAGTTTGAGATTCTTGCGCCCGGAACGGACAAAGGCAAGCCTTTTCCGCAATCTGCGAAGCTCAACGGCAAGCGACTTGAAGGCCTCGTGATCGACCACAAAACGATCATGGAGGGTGGCAAACTGGAATTTGAAATGGGGGAGGCGCCGATACCGGACCGAACCGCGATCTGCTTTGCAGGTGGCCATCCACGTCGCCCCACGAGCGAAATCTATGGTCCACAAATCGCGCCGGTGCCGTTTTTTGTGACGCGTTCGCAGACGTTCACGGACACGCTGAGCGTGCGCATCGCAAGTGTAAGTGCGGAGCCGGGCGCGACCATCCGCTACACGCAAGACGGGAGCCTGCCCACACAGGCATCGCCCGCTTACGCAAGACCCTTCGAAATCAAGGAAAATACAATTCTGCAAGCGATTTGCGTTGACAAAAGTGGCAACGTCAGTCCTGTTGCCCGCGCCGAATTCTTCAAAATCGACCCGAACCGCAAGCTTCAGCTGCTTTCCAAATATGAAAACCAATACGCCGCTGGCGGCGACAATGCCCTGATTGATGGCCTTCGCGGTCCGTTGAATTTCCGCACTGGCCGTTGGCAGGGTTATCAGCATGACATGGAGGTGGTGGTGGACCTTGGCAAGCCGACAAAGGTCAGCACCGTCAAAGTGGGATTCTTGCAAGACATCAATTCCTGGATTTGGATGCCCAGGGAAGTGCAGTTTGCCTTTTCCGACGATGGGAAGAACTTTGGTAGCATCAAGGTTGTACGCAACACGATGGTGGCGGACACTTCAGATGGGGCTATTCGAACTGAATTTGTCATGAAAACAGGTCAGATGCCGCTCAGGTACGTTAAGATCAAAGCCGTGAATTACGGTAAATGTCCTGCTTGGCACCTCGGAGCGGGCGGCAATGCCTGGATCTTTGCGGATGAGATCGTCGTAGAATAA